TATAAATATTAATGCTGCCCACCAATTCACTACTAACTCTATTCAGCAAATTACTGTACTATATCATGACTCTATTTCTCATACTACGTTTGGCAACATTGGGAAAAACAAAAGCTACAATCTTTCAATTAACGGTAATACCGTGCTGTTTAGAAAGCTAAATATTAATATAGGCGTATCAAGCAATTATATGCAATTCATGAGCAGGATAATGGAGAAAATGCAATTGAATGAAGGGCTAATTTATTCAATCTCAGGTTCTTTCAATATCAGACAGAAGAATTGGCGAGCCGGTATTAATATGAGTTATAGCTCGCCTAACATTCTGGTCCAAGGGCGTACGGCAAGTTTTATAGCAAACAGTGTTGCTATCAACAGGAGCTTTTTAAAAGATAAACGAATGAATGTTGGTTTATCTGTTAGCAATCCTTTTCAGCAGTATCGTCGTTCTTATACCGAAATTAGTGGTCTTTCATTTTATCAACTGCAGCAATCCATATCAGTAATACGGCGTTTTAGTTTGTCTTTTATTTATCGATTTGCGAAAGTGCAGGCTGGAAGTAAAGAACTTTAATTCGGGAACATTTAACCGCCTGGGTGTTTATTACCTTGGTAATGTTAGATATAAAAAAAGAGCAACAAATCGTTGCTCTTGGTCTCTTTATAAGACTACCTGAATAGTAGCCATTAACCCGATGAATATTAATTATTCAGATTGGATTGGTAAAAGCCTTCTTTTTGTAACAGGACTCTATTGTTAATACTAGTAAAAAGAGAATCCTGCACCAATTTTTTTACCAGTTGCGTCTGCTCATAATCTTCGGCCTGAGCGATCAATTTGTAGCTCTCGATTTTCATCAACGCTCTCTTGCTTGTTTTTTCAACCTGACGATCCATCCAATTGCACTTTTCAGCAAGGTATAACTGGTGGTTACGGAAATAGGCATGCATAGGACAAAGATTTAAATGGTTTTTAATGGTATGATTCTAACATCAAATTACTCATAAAAATCATTTTATCAAGTATGCATTAGCCTTTTTCACAAAAATGGCCGTTAAAATGCCTTTTTTTATCGATGGTTACTGCTTTTTACCTAGGCCATAGTAAGCGCTTCTTCCTTGCTATGTTCCTGTGCCAGCTTCTTCTGCATCTCGAATGATAGCGGTGCGTAGCTATCGAAATGCATGGAAAACTTAGCCCTGCCCTGTGTTAGCGAGCGCAGGGTAGAAGAGAATTCATGTAATTCTGCTAGCGGCACTTTGGCGGTTATCTTTTGAAAATTACCTTCAGTATCCATGCCTTCTACAAGGGCACGCCGGCTTTGCAATTCGCCAATAACAGCACCTGTTAGATCCTCTGGGCATAGAACCATTACCTGGTTTACAGGCTCTAATACCTGCGGATCGGCATGCTGGAAGGCATCTTTAAAGGCCATAATACCCGCTATCTTGAAAGAAATATCATTAGAGTCAACTGGGTGCATTTTGCCATCAAATACAGAAACGCGCACGTCTCTCACATAAGAACCCGTAATAGGACCTTCCTGCATTTTTTCCATTACACCTTTTAAGATGGATGGAAGAAAACGGGCATCAATAGCACCACCGACAATACAGTTATAATAAACCAACTTACCACCCCAAGGCAGGTCGATGGTTTCGCGTCCTCGTACTGTTAAACCGTGGGGTTCGGGCATGCCTTCATAATAAGGTTCTATGCGCATAGATACTTCTCCAAACTGGCCGGCACCACCACTTTGTTTTTTGTGGCGATAGGTCGCATCTGCTGCCTTACGTATGGTTTCCCTGTAAGGAATGCGAGGTTTGTTGAACTTCACCTGCATTTTATGCACGTTCTCAATCTTCCACCGGGCAACAGCCAAGTGCATATCGCCCTGGCAATGCAATAAGGTTTGCTTTAGCTCCGGAGATACTTCCACCAACAGTGTTGGATCTTCTTCCCTCAGTTGGTGTAGTGCCTGTGCCAGCTTTTCTTCATCGCCTTTTTGTGTAGCTTCAATAGCCACTGTCATGTTTGGCGGCGGGAAGTTGATAGGCTTTAAGTCTACGTTTTGTCCCCGGGCGTGTAGTGTATTGTTCACATGGGTGTTGCGCAATTTTAGCGTAGCACCGATATCGCCGGCAGTGAGTTCATTAACATTGACGCGTTTATTGCCTTCAATGAGAAATAGCTGGTTCAGTTTTTCCGATACCCCATTGGTTTCATTGACCAATTCGGCGCCGGATTTTACAGTACCACTAAATACTTTAAAGAAAGAAAGGTCTCCTACATGCGGTTCTGAAACTGTTTTGTAAACAAATAAGCATGTAGGCCCCTCAGCATCACATTTAAGCGCCTTGCCGCTCATTGGCTGCTCGGCAGGGCGTTCGTTAGCAGAGGGGCAAACATTGTCTATAAAGCCCATTAAACGGCCACTACCCATGTTGCGTTCTGTACTTAAACAAAACAAGGGAAACAGGTCGTGATTGATCATGGCCTTTTTTAGGCCATCTTTCATTTCATCTTCATCCAATTCACCTTTATCAAAGTATTTTTCCATTAAAGCCTCGTCGTTGCTGGCAACGGCCTCTACCAATTCGCGGTGCAGTTTGTCGGCTCTTTCTTTTTCATCGTCAGGTATAGGTAGTTTTTCCGGCTTGCCACCTATGTCTTTGAATTTATACATAGTCATTCGCAGAACATCTATGATCTCGTGAAAGCCGGCTCCTTGTTGACGTGGATATTGTACTACAGTTACTTTATTACCAAAATGTTCTTTGGCTTCGCGCAGGGTTTTATCAAAATCGGCCTTATCATGATCCAGCTTGTTGATGGCAAAGATCATGGGCGTTTTAAACTGCTCGGTATATTCCCAAATGATGTCTGTGCCCACTTCTACACCTTCGGCGGCATCCAACAGCATGACGCCCGTATCGGCTACACGTAAGGCGGCCAGTACTTCGCCTACGAAGTCGCTATATCCGGGAGTATCGATGATGTTGATTTTGTAACCGCGCCAGCGTGTGTGAAGAAGAGAGGAGAAGATAGAGTTGCTGCGTTCTTGTTCGAGAGGGTGGTAGTCGCTTACTGTGTTTTTCTCGGGTATGGATCCCTTTCGGTTAATGAGGCCAGCTTCAAAGAGCATGCATTCGGCCAGTGATGTTTTGCCAGAACCGGCATGCCCAAGCAAGACGATATTCTTGACATGGGCAGTATCAAATTCGGAGGCCATATCTAATGGTTTAATGGTGAGGTAATAAGGGTGAAGCCATACGGCGTGTTTAGGTAGTAATGGGTTAGTAAACTATATCAACAATTGGTTGCATTAATGAAATTATTGAATGAACCTCTGACCTCCTGCAACATATTTTCCAGGCTTAGGAACTCATTCAATAAACGTTCATGGTCTTCGTACGTTTGATCGGTTAAGGTATCGCTTTTGGATAGTTCGTACTGTACTTTACGCTCGTGATTTTTGATTTCTTGTTTTACGTCGTGAATGTTGATCAACTGAATGTGGAACTGGTTGTGGAAGTGTTCGACGTCTTGAAGTTGGTCTCTGCTTAGCGGTTGTTTACAATTGTCTTGAAGTAATCGTTTGCATTCAGAAAATTCGTCGCGATAGTTTCTTAATATTTGCCGCCAGTCTGCTGTTTCGGCATTTAACTGTGAGATGTCTGTCTGAACCATGGAAGGAAATTTAGAGGTTAAGGAATGAATAATTCGTACTCTTTCCATTTTCGCAGGTGCGGATCTCTCTATACGGACGGTTCTGCTTATAAAATTAGAGCGCAAATATTAAAAAACAAGATTTGTTTTTGCGGGGTTTAAAGTGTATATTCTTCAGCTTACTACGGCTCAGGTTAGTGGCTGCTCATAAAGGCCATAAATTGTAGCTCTTATACGGAAACGTATTAGCCTGATCAGGCAGGCTGAGGGCTATTCGCATTGTTCTTCTCATTAAACACTCAGGCAACGTGAACTCAATTATAGTGAATGCTGTAAAAGACCATTCTCCAGTTTTTGATTATAGGGGTTACATATGTTCTTACGGTGTGGCACAAGTAGGCAGCGCGGCAAGGGCTCGGCGACATACGTGTGCCAGTGGGAGCGGATTGCGGAATTAAGTCAGGCATGGTAGCATCTGCCAAGATACCATTTTCATAAACAGTCTTTCTTTATTTTCGGTTGTTGGTGCAGCAAGCGCACAAGGGCTGGGAGGAACACCAACAACGGCGTAAAAATACCCTAAGCGCCAAAGCCCGGCGGCATACTTGCGCCAGACGCTCCGCGATGCATTCCTATTGTCATATTCATAGACCTGTCCGCTATTTGCGCTTATGCCTTGTTGTTATTAGTTTTACCCGATGAGCCGTAAGTACAAGTTCCGGGACAACGACCAGCTCTATTTTGTCTCTTTTGCCGTGGTGGACTGGATCGATTTGTTTATCCGCACCGAATACAAAGACATCCTGCTGAAAAGCTTTCAGTACTGCAGGGAGCATAAAGGCCTGGAGTTGTATGCCTACTGCATTATGACCTCGCACGTGCACCTGATCATCGGCTCTCAGAAAGAACCCATGGCGAACATCATGCGCGATTTAAAGCGGCATACCTCCGAGCAGCTGCATAAAGCCATTCAGCAACACCCGGGCGAAAGCCGGAAAGAGTGGATGCTGCAGCTGCTGCAGCAGGCCGGAAGCCAGAATTCCAACAACCGCGGGTTTCAGCTTTGGCGGCAGGACAACCGGCCTATTGAGTTGCGGGATGCCCATCGGTTGTACCAAAAGTTGAACTATATTCACCGCAACCCGGTAGCGGCTGGTTTTGTGGAAAAGGAAGAAGACTGGTTGTACAGCAGTGCCCGGAATTACTTTGGGTTGAAAGGTTTGATAGAGGTTACTCTCTTAGAGCCGCAAGTAGTAACCGTTACGTAGCGTCTTACAGCGCGGCACAAGTACGCAGCGCGGCAAGGGCCAGGCTGCATACTCATATCATTGCAAAAGATTATTTTTCATTATAGCAACAAAGCAATTAAGTAACCAGTACGCATACTAAACAAGCATCGCTATGTTGAGCGCAAGGCCTCCCTTAATTGCTTTTTCTTTTAAAGCCTGAACAGTACTTAAAGGTAGCCGCCTTACAGAGCTGCTAACCTTGTATAAAATATGAGAGAAGGCTACTAAAGAAAACGTTGCTGCGTATTCATTTTTCAAATTCAGGTATGGATTTATTGAAGTATGGTATTGGTATAGACATGGCCATGGACAGCTTTGATGTTTGTTTAAGTGTAATTGACCGCCAGCAGCACGTTATCATTCAAGCACGCAGCAGTTTTAGTAATGACAAAACAGGGTTTGATCGTTTCGATGCCTGGTGTACGAAACACAAGAAGCTCCCTTTGCCGACGGTTTATTTAATGGAAGCAACGGGGGTCTATTATGAGCAGCTGGCCTGGTACCTGCACACCAAAGCATACGATCTCTCCGTTGTGCTTCCCAACAAAGCCCGGAAATATAAAGAGTCGCTGGGCCTGAAATCAAAAACCGATCGTATTGATGCCAAAGGCCTTGCCCAAATGGCCTGCGAACAACAGTGCAGCCGGTGGCAACCCTTATCGGCCAACATTTACCGGCTGCGATTGGTGACCCGGCAGATTCAAAACCTTACCGAGCAAGCCATCGCGCTGTCCAATCAGTTGCACGCCCTGCAGCATGGCATGTTCCGCGATAAAGACCTGGAGAAGATGCTGCAAAAGCAACTAGTGGTTCTAAAAAAGAACAAAGCGTCACTTAAAACAAAAGTGCAGGCACTTATCGATGCTGATCCGGCCTTAAAACAAAAATTTGAAAAGATCGGGAGCATCAAAGGACTGGGCTGCCAAAGCCTGGCCGTAATTGTAGCAGAGACCAATGGTTTTGCGGCTTTTGAAAGTGCGGGGCAACTGGTCAGTTATGCAGGCTATGATGTAGTGGCCAACGACTCCGGTAAGCGGGTAGGTAAAACAAAAATATCCAAGAAGGGCAATAGCCGGATCCGGAGGTGCTTGCATTTTCCGGCTTTTAATATGATTAAATATGAAGTGGGTGTTTTTAAAAACCTCTATCAAAGGGTGTATGAAAGAAGTAAGCTGAAAATGAAAGCGTATACAGCGGTACAGAAAAAACTGCTTATGATCATCTATGCACTTTGGAAAAACAACGAAGCTTTTATCGATAAGATACCGGGGCCAGCATTAGGCGATACAGCCGCAGCGCCTTCGGTGGCATTGGTTGGGCAAGGGACAAAAAATTAGCCCGGGCAAACGCCTGGGCTAAACAAGATAGACAGCCATCGAAGTATCGGCAGATGTCTTCTTTAAGAAAACAAAGGTATTAAAAATTAGTGCCTGAATAATTTGGTTTTCTTGACAGTACCTTGCGCCAGTGTCGGGGCCGTCAATGTCAATTATAATGCTTCTGAAAAGCTAACGACTACAGCCAGTTATTCCAACTTCCAGACCTTTACCAATGTAAAGCCCCAGTTTCAATACATTAACCAGCTTACGCCTTATGATAATCTAGATACGCTGAACTTTATGCAATTGAGCCAGAATGCCAATGTTAATATTAACTATGTATTGGGCAGGGATCCGCAGTTGCCTCAGAACCTCAATGTAAACCTGAGTTTCCAGGATGCGTTTGACAAACAAGGGGGCATTATTACAAAAGGCAATAACTCGCAATTTTATAACCTGGCGAGTACTTATAGCCGTACCAATGTAAAAAAAGCATATACTTTATCAAGGGCTCTCAATATGACATACAATACCATTGGAACTACTCAAATGATTACTGCTGGTCCAACGCTTATGGCCAATAAACAATTGTTTGAAAAGAAAGTACAAACAGGGGCTTCGGTCTCTTATAACATTACACACAACCTTGAAGCTGTTCAAGGGCAAGTAGCCTTATTGCGGGTTAATGGCGGCTATTCGTATAAGAAGAAGCATTTGCTAAACCTGTCAGCTGTTACCATGTACAGGACTATGAATAACAGGGAAGCACAGAATGATGTTACGGTTAACTTAAGTTATAATTACAATTTTTAGTGCTTTGGCTACTGTACTAAATTTTTGGTAGTTGGTCTTTAAGACGAGCGCCTCCCATATAATGGTACTTTCTTGTTAAGCGAGAGCAGATACTTACTTCAACAAACACAGGATCAAGTTCAGCATGATAGCGTATAGTATGTTTGATAGCGATCCAATTTATAATGGAAGTGTTTGAGATTCTTCATTATTACTCAAGCTCTTCATAGCGTTCTATGAATTATAAAAACCGTTTCCTAAAGTTTACGCCATTAACCTTAACGTAATCAGCGCCGTTGCTGTGGCAATACCAAAGCTTAACAAGGTACCGATCAATACGTACTCCGTGAGTTTCATTTCCGCGGCTTCTTTTAAATCACCAAACCGGAAAACAGACTTCGCTGCCAGTAAAAAGCCGACGCCTTCCCATTTGCCTAGCAGTACAAACGTAAGGATCAAGAGGCGCTCCAGTATACCAATCAGTTCACCGGCATTTTCCAGCGAGCCGCCACCAGGTGTGAATGCCATGGGGCTTGGTGTCCATTTGGATATGGCTATTTTAATGATAAAGGACGTTGGCTTTAACAGGAAAAGAATAGCCGTTATAGGTGCCAATATGTTTACCTGCATCAGTACCGACAGGTCAACATGAATACGTTGGAAGTAAGCCCAAACCGCAAACAATACAACTACATGCAGGCCTTGATCAATAAAGAACCAGGTTCTTTTAGTATGGCTACGTTGAAACTGTAGCTTCATACCATCAATCAATAGATGCAAAACGGTAATCAGCAAGGCTGGCTTCCAAAAATAAAATAAGGAGCTGCTGTTGGTGGCGTAGGAAAGGCCTGTGAATAGAATAAGGAGTGCTAAGTGCAGCACGGCATGCCCGTATAAATACGGGGATGTCCATTTTTTAGCTTCCTTGTTATGAATCCAGGAAGTGGGTTGTAAAAAGAAATCGCCTATCAGATGTGCCAGGAATAGTTGCAGGAGTAATGCCATGGTTAGTAAGGTTGTTGTCCAATTTTGTTGTGGTAATAAGCTTCCAGTTCCATTATTTCATTGTAATGGGCTCGCTTCTGGCCTTCGCTTATGGAGGATTGCGGGCGGCCGATTTTCTCCGCCAGCTCTTTTTGTGACAGGTGCCTGTGTTTTAACGTCATAAACATTAGTTCGGCTGCTATAGGTGTCCACCGGTCCATACCGATGGAGGCCAGCGTGAGCATCAGGTTCAACTCCGAATCCAGTTCTGCCCAGGGTGATTTAATGGCCAGGTTCTTTTTCCACTTTTTAAGATTCTCAAATGTTTCGCCTGAATAAATAAAAGCTTCGCCATTCGATTCGGTAATTTTAGAGGCCGCATGATCTTTTGGGCCAATGCCAATGGCCATGCGCACATCCAGCTCTTTAATTGATTTGATACAAGCTTTTATTTTCAGGGCGCATAAAAGGGCTGTTTCCGGCTTCTTGATCTCTATTTGAAAACTGTCTCCTCTAAACACTTCCCACACTTTTGGGGTCTTGCCATATTCTTGAAAAACCTCCTTCAGCGGCGTGAGCCATGTAGTAGGATTTTTCAGTTTCCGGGAGTTGATAATATCACCGGTAATAATACTGGTCATATGCGAATATCGGGTTTATAGCCGATAATTCAAAATATCGGGTGTAGGGCCGATAAGTAAGGGGTCGCGGATTGGGATTAGTAGGATTAACAGGATTATTGATTTGAGATTTGAAGTTTGATATTTGAGATAGATCTCACGCAGGGCGCGCCAAGGCGCGGAACATTTGAACCACGGAGGCACAAAGACAGGGAGGGGCACAGGGGAAGGGAGGAGGGTTAGGTGATGGTGTGGTTTGACAGGTTAACAAGGAGGAAGGAATTGGGAATTAGGGATTAGGAATTGGGAGAAGTGACAAAGAACAAGAAACTGGGAGCACAGAGAAGGTAGGTATAGCTGTAGGTGGCAGAAGCTCAGGTAGGTGGGAAATACGGCAGGCGCTGTATATCCCCTCAAGTTCTTCGTAGTGTTCTTTAAAACAATAAACGATTGCTGTCCGGATTTAGCAAATCCTGACTTAAAGAATTCTCTGTTTACACGTTTTATTCTTGCTGAGGAGCAAGGTAACCGTTCAGCCTAGCCGTAGCTACAAAAGAATTTATGTTTATCCTGTTCTTTATGGCTATTCTTTAAGCGGTTGCGTAATACTTGGAACAACAGGCTGTATGGATGACAATGTTATGGCTGATTTAGGTATATGCAACCGCCCATTGCGCTTGACCTTCCAATTAGATAGATAGCGGGACTGCTTAGCAAAAGAAGCTGGTTTTGTTACTGCGGGTTTCGGTTTTGTGGCCATAGGTGCTGGCATAGGCTTCGGTGGTAATACCGGTAACGTTTCTCTTACAGTAGTTGTTGCTTCTGTTGGGTTCTTTGGTATCAGTGTCTGCATATACTCGATCAATGCTTCCTTGGCTTCTTCCTTAGACTTGCCTTCCTGCAGCCAACGTTTTACCATGCCGGTTAACTTGGCAAAGAGGCCAAACTTCCGTACCTCCTTCGGTAGATTACGGTAGTAGGGGTATTTGACAATTTTAGAGGCTATACCAAACTGATCAGCATTGGCCATCGTGCGCTTGAGGTTAGGATCTTTGCGCATCCTCTTAGCACTCTTATAATCCCCCTTGGAGCGCAGGTAATACGTATTGCCTAACTTATAGAA
This genomic interval from Flavisolibacter tropicus contains the following:
- a CDS encoding elongation factor G, with amino-acid sequence MASEFDTAHVKNIVLLGHAGSGKTSLAECMLFEAGLINRKGSIPEKNTVSDYHPLEQERSNSIFSSLLHTRWRGYKINIIDTPGYSDFVGEVLAALRVADTGVMLLDAAEGVEVGTDIIWEYTEQFKTPMIFAINKLDHDKADFDKTLREAKEHFGNKVTVVQYPRQQGAGFHEIIDVLRMTMYKFKDIGGKPEKLPIPDDEKERADKLHRELVEAVASNDEALMEKYFDKGELDEDEMKDGLKKAMINHDLFPLFCLSTERNMGSGRLMGFIDNVCPSANERPAEQPMSGKALKCDAEGPTCLFVYKTVSEPHVGDLSFFKVFSGTVKSGAELVNETNGVSEKLNQLFLIEGNKRVNVNELTAGDIGATLKLRNTHVNNTLHARGQNVDLKPINFPPPNMTVAIEATQKGDEEKLAQALHQLREEDPTLLVEVSPELKQTLLHCQGDMHLAVARWKIENVHKMQVKFNKPRIPYRETIRKAADATYRHKKQSGGAGQFGEVSMRIEPYYEGMPEPHGLTVRGRETIDLPWGGKLVYYNCIVGGAIDARFLPSILKGVMEKMQEGPITGSYVRDVRVSVFDGKMHPVDSNDISFKIAGIMAFKDAFQHADPQVLEPVNQVMVLCPEDLTGAVIGELQSRRALVEGMDTEGNFQKITAKVPLAELHEFSSTLRSLTQGRAKFSMHFDSYAPLSFEMQKKLAQEHSKEEALTMA
- a CDS encoding REP-associated tyrosine transposase, coding for MSRKYKFRDNDQLYFVSFAVVDWIDLFIRTEYKDILLKSFQYCREHKGLELYAYCIMTSHVHLIIGSQKEPMANIMRDLKRHTSEQLHKAIQQHPGESRKEWMLQLLQQAGSQNSNNRGFQLWRQDNRPIELRDAHRLYQKLNYIHRNPVAAGFVEKEEDWLYSSARNYFGLKGLIEVTLLEPQVVTVT
- a CDS encoding IS110 family transposase, translated to MDLLKYGIGIDMAMDSFDVCLSVIDRQQHVIIQARSSFSNDKTGFDRFDAWCTKHKKLPLPTVYLMEATGVYYEQLAWYLHTKAYDLSVVLPNKARKYKESLGLKSKTDRIDAKGLAQMACEQQCSRWQPLSANIYRLRLVTRQIQNLTEQAIALSNQLHALQHGMFRDKDLEKMLQKQLVVLKKNKASLKTKVQALIDADPALKQKFEKIGSIKGLGCQSLAVIVAETNGFAAFESAGQLVSYAGYDVVANDSGKRVGKTKISKKGNSRIRRCLHFPAFNMIKYEVGVFKNLYQRVYERSKLKMKAYTAVQKKLLMIIYALWKNNEAFIDKIPGPALGDTAAAPSVALVGQGTKN
- a CDS encoding DUF3307 domain-containing protein, yielding MALLLQLFLAHLIGDFFLQPTSWIHNKEAKKWTSPYLYGHAVLHLALLILFTGLSYATNSSSLFYFWKPALLITVLHLLIDGMKLQFQRSHTKRTWFFIDQGLHVVVLFAVWAYFQRIHVDLSVLMQVNILAPITAILFLLKPTSFIIKIAISKWTPSPMAFTPGGGSLENAGELIGILERLLILTFVLLGKWEGVGFLLAAKSVFRFGDLKEAAEMKLTEYVLIGTLLSFGIATATALITLRLMA
- a CDS encoding transcriptional regulator produces the protein MTSIITGDIINSRKLKNPTTWLTPLKEVFQEYGKTPKVWEVFRGDSFQIEIKKPETALLCALKIKACIKSIKELDVRMAIGIGPKDHAASKITESNGEAFIYSGETFENLKKWKKNLAIKSPWAELDSELNLMLTLASIGMDRWTPIAAELMFMTLKHRHLSQKELAEKIGRPQSSISEGQKRAHYNEIMELEAYYHNKIGQQPY